Genomic DNA from Klebsiella variicola:
CCTGATTAAAGAAGACGGTAAAGATGTTGTAGAGGATCTCCATAACACACTCCAGAAGAGGAAGGCTTTGAACGCGCATGTCGCTCAGCAGTTGTCGTCGCCCTCACTCTAATAATCAAAAATAATCACAACAAGATTGAATTTGATTAAATGTGACGTACGCCGCAATAATCCTCACTTTCACTCTGGTCATTACCAATTATGTACGTAGACACACAAATAAACATTTTTAAATCATATAGATAAAACAACATCTAACGTCAATTTGAGCGGATGGAGCCCGGAAATTATGCGCGACGCCTCGCAAAAATGCAGGAAAACGAGATTGCAATCTTGAAAACACAGTGACAACATAAATCAAAACCAATCAAATACTGATCACTTTTGAAAATGCATGAGGAAGACCGCGATGAGTAAAGTCCAAACCATCACCCGAGAATCATGGATCCTGAACACTTTTCCGGAATGGGGTAGCTGGCTGAATGAAGAGATTGAACAAGAGCAGGTTGCGCCAGGCACCTTCGCCATGTGGTGGCTGGGCTGTACCGGCATCTGGTTAAAATCCGAGGGTGGGGCTAACGTCTGCGTCGATTTCTGGTGCGGCACCGGTAAACAGAGCCACGGCAATCCGCTGATGAAAACCGGCCATCAAATGCAGCGGATGGCGGGGGTGAAGAAACTGCAGCCGAACCTGCGCACCACCCCGTTCGTGCTCGATCCGTTCGCCATTCGCCAGATTGACGCAGTACTGGCGACCCATGATCATAACGATCATATTGACGTCAACGTCGCCGCCGCCGTGATGCAGAACTGCCCGGCCGATGTGCCCTTTATTGGGCCGAAAACCTGTGTCGACCTGTGGATCGGCTGGGGCGTACCGAAAGCGCGCTGTATCGTCATGAAGCCCGGTGATGTGGTGAAGATCAAAGACATTGAGATCCACGCGCTCGACGCGTTTGATCGCACAGCGCTGATCACCCTCCCGGCGGATCAAAAAGCCGCCGGCGTGCTGCCGGACGGCATGGACCAGCGCGCAGTCAACTATCTGTTTAAAACGCCGGGCGGCAATCTCTACCACAGCGGCGATTCCCACTACTCCAACTACTACGCGAAGCACGGCAACGAGCATCAAATTGACGTCGCCCTCGGCTCGTATGGCGAGAACCCGCGCGGCATCACCGACAAAATGACCAGCGCCGATATCCTGCGTATGGCGGAGTCGCTCAACGCCAAAGTGGTGATCCCGTTCCACCATGATATCTGGTCAAACTTTCAGGCCGATCCGCAGGAGATCCGCGTCCTGTGGGAGATGAAAAAGGATCGTCTGAAGTACGGCTTCAAGCCGTTTATCTGGCAGGTCGGCGGCAAATTTACCTGGCCGCTGGATAAAGACAATTTCGAATATCACTACCCGCGCGGCTTCGATGACTGCTTCACCATTGAGCCGGACCTGCCGTTCAAATCCTTCCTGTAAGCCGCCTCCGGCAGGCACTGCCTGCCGGAAATACCCCGTCTCAGGGTTAGTATTTTCACATGATTTCAAATATCATCTTTGCCGTTCACTTTTAATCGGATTCGCTCATGACGGAAGCGCAAAGGCACCAAATTCTGCTGGATCTGCTCGCCCAAACGGGGTTTGTTACCGTAGAGCAGGTGATGTCGCGGCTCGGGATCTCACCCGCAACCGCCCGACGTGATATCAACAAGCTGGATGAAAGCGGCAAACTGAAAAAGGTTCGCAATGGCGCGGAAGCCATTAGTGAGCAGCGCCCCCGCTGGACGCCGATGAATATCCATCAGGCGCAAAACCTGGATGAAAAAGTGCGTATCGCACGCGCCGCTTCGCAGCTGATCGCGCCGGGGGAAAGTATCGTCATTAACTGCGGCTCCACCGCCTTTCTGCTGGGGCGGGAACTGTGCGGTAAACCGGTGCAGATCATCACCAACTATCTGCCGCTGGCTAATTACCTGATCGACCAGGAGCACGACAGCGTGATTATCATGGGTGGACAGTACAACCGCAGCCACGCCATCACACTCAGCCCCCACGGTAGCGAAAACAGCCTGTATGCCGGGCACTGGATGTTCACCAGCGGCAAAGGACTCACCGCCGAAGGGCTCTACAAAACCGATATGTTGACCGCCATGGCCGAGCAGAAAATGCTCAACGTGGTCGGCAAACTGGCGGTGCTGGTCGACAGCAGCAAGGTCGGCGAGCGCGCCGGGATGTTATTCAGCCAGGCCGGGCAAATTGACGTGGTGATCACCGGGAAACAGGCTGATGCCGCAATCCTCAAACAGCTTGAGGATCAGGGCGTCAGCGTGATCCGCGTTTAAAGATGCTGGCGGAAAAAGGCGACCGTCGCGGCCAGCGCCTCTGGCGTAATACGATGGCGGACGCCCTTTTGCCAGAGGCAGGTCAGCCTGGCGGCAAGATCGCCTTGCCGCAGCGCCTGCTCAAGACGGAAGGTCTCTTCCGGCGGCACCACATCGTCAGCGTCCCCATGCCAGAGCAACAGCGGTCGCCGGGCAAGGGACGCCAGCTGATGGCTGACATCCCATTCGCGGAGACTGTCAGCATCAAAGCCAGGCGAGGGAAACAGGGTTTGCGACAGCGAACGAAAATAGCCCGACCCCATCAGACAAGCGACGCTGTTCAGTTCGGGATGGTGCGTCATGATGCCCAGCGCCGTCATCCCTCCCATCGAGGCGCCAGCCACCGCCAGCCGCTCTCCCTCCAGCCATCCCTCGGCGATAATCGCCTCGCGCAACGCGGGAAACTCCCTGAAATTCTGCTGCAGGATCGGCCAGAAGCGCTGCATCCGCCCGGCTTCGTCGCCCTGATAACGCGCCCCATGCTCCGGCGCATCCGGCATGATCACCCGGAAGCCCGCCTCGGCCAACGCCACCGCAAAGTAGCTGTAAACCAGCTTCGAGGAGGTAAAGCCATGATAAAAGACGATACAGGGCAAGGGTTTATCCAGACTCTCCTGCGGGCAGGCATGCAAAATTTCACCGCCGCCGAGGTTGCGCATTTCTAGTGCAATCATTTATCGTCTCCCTTCTCTATCGTGGTAAGGCGTCATGGGAAAATTCATTCACCGGGCAACCCAGTTTGCTACGATTCATAATGTTGAGAACCCGGTTACGCTTTCACAACATTTTCATTCGAAAATCGCGTCAGAGATAACAGTTCGGGAACATTCCCCGGCAATCCTGTTAAGGCTACCACTACACTATCACTATCAGGAAACGAGATATGGTTATGCGCAGGTTTTCACCGTGGTTACTGGCTATCGTCCTCAGCGGGTGTAGTGCCCTGCAGGGAACGCCGGAAGCCCCGCCGCCCGCCACCGCCCATCCGCAGGAGATCCAGCGTAACCAGACGGCTGGCCTGCAGAAAATGGCCACGGTGAGTGTGCTGATGTACGGTTCGCCGATGGATGTCGAAGCGGCGCTGAAGGCCAAAGCAGAAGCGGCCAAAGCCGATTACTACGTCATCATCATGATCGATGACACCATGGTACCCGGCCAGTGGTATTCGCAGGCGATCCTCTATCGTCGATGACGAGGCGGCGTCTTTAAATCTGCTTTACACAGCTTTGCGTCCATTCACGTTCTCCTGTGCATAATAACGTTCGGCCAGCCACCTGGCAGGACGTTAGCAACGGACTGCCCTTGGGACTACGTGAAATGGAGCTGACGATGAAACGATCTTTTACCCTACCCAGCCTGCTGTTTACCGCTGCGACGGCCAATACGTCCGCGCAGTCAGCCGAATTCGCCAGCGCGGATTGCGTCACTGGCCTGAATGAAATCGGTCTGATCTCCGTCACTAATCTTTCCGGCAGCCAACAGGATGTGGAGCACGCCATTGCCCGCAAAGCGGACGAGCAAGGCGCCTCCTGGTATCGCATTATTCAGATGTACGAAGAACAACAGCCGGACAGCTGGCGCGTTCAGGCCATTCTCTACGCCTGAGGCGCCTGGCGCCCGCGCCCCATGGCCCGCAGCAGCAGGTCGTCGAGGGTCGGCGCATCAAGACGCATGCCGCCGCGGGTGTCGAGCATCATCCGACACCAGGCTTCAGCCAGCGGCGGCGAAGCGTGGCGCAGCATCTGCGCCCCCGCGCCAAGACGATAGACCAGCCGGGCAATCTCTCTCCCCTGCTCTTCGGCGGGCCGTCTCAGCAGCTGCTGCAGTTGACGCCACGCGCGGTCGAGATGGCGATTCTGTCCTTTCACCTCCGCGCACTCTGCCGCCAGCAGCTCCATCGCCGCCGGCTGCTTGCTGAGCACCCGCATGACATCGAGACACATAATGTTGCCGGAACCTTCCCAGATGCTGTTGACCGGCATCTCACGGTAGAGGCGCGGGAGTTCGCTCTCCTCGCAATAGCCGATGCCGCCGAGCACTTCCATCGCCTCGGCGACAAACGGGATGCCGGCCTTACAGATGGCAAACTTGGCCGCCGGCGTAAACAGGCGCGCCCAGGCGCTTTCCCGGGCATCCTCCCGACGGTCCCAGGCGCGAGCCAGGCGAAACAGAAACGCGGTTTGCCCCTCCAGACGCAGCGCCATTTGCCCCAGCAGCTGGCGCATCATCGGCTGATCGACCAGGTTTTTGCCAAACGCCTGACGCTGTAGCGCGTGATACAGCGCCACCGAGAAGGCGCGACGCATCAGGGCATGGCTGCCCAGCGCGCAGTCAAAGCGGGTCAGGCCGCCCATCCTGAGGATCTGCCGCACGCCGTCGCCCT
This window encodes:
- the yjfP gene encoding esterase; the protein is MIALEMRNLGGGEILHACPQESLDKPLPCIVFYHGFTSSKLVYSYFAVALAEAGFRVIMPDAPEHGARYQGDEAGRMQRFWPILQQNFREFPALREAIIAEGWLEGERLAVAGASMGGMTALGIMTHHPELNSVACLMGSGYFRSLSQTLFPSPGFDADSLREWDVSHQLASLARRPLLLWHGDADDVVPPEETFRLEQALRQGDLAARLTCLWQKGVRHRITPEALAATVAFFRQHL
- the bsmA gene encoding biofilm peroxide resistance protein BsmA, coding for MVMRRFSPWLLAIVLSGCSALQGTPEAPPPATAHPQEIQRNQTAGLQKMATVSVLMYGSPMDVEAALKAKAEAAKADYYVIIMIDDTMVPGQWYSQAILYRR
- the yjfN gene encoding DUF1471 family protease activator YjfN; this encodes MKRSFTLPSLLFTAATANTSAQSAEFASADCVTGLNEIGLISVTNLSGSQQDVEHAIARKADEQGASWYRIIQMYEEQQPDSWRVQAILYA
- the ulaG gene encoding L-ascorbate 6-phosphate lactonase; protein product: MSKVQTITRESWILNTFPEWGSWLNEEIEQEQVAPGTFAMWWLGCTGIWLKSEGGANVCVDFWCGTGKQSHGNPLMKTGHQMQRMAGVKKLQPNLRTTPFVLDPFAIRQIDAVLATHDHNDHIDVNVAAAVMQNCPADVPFIGPKTCVDLWIGWGVPKARCIVMKPGDVVKIKDIEIHALDAFDRTALITLPADQKAAGVLPDGMDQRAVNYLFKTPGGNLYHSGDSHYSNYYAKHGNEHQIDVALGSYGENPRGITDKMTSADILRMAESLNAKVVIPFHHDIWSNFQADPQEIRVLWEMKKDRLKYGFKPFIWQVGGKFTWPLDKDNFEYHYPRGFDDCFTIEPDLPFKSFL
- the ulaR gene encoding HTH-type transcriptional regulator UlaR, with amino-acid sequence MTEAQRHQILLDLLAQTGFVTVEQVMSRLGISPATARRDINKLDESGKLKKVRNGAEAISEQRPRWTPMNIHQAQNLDEKVRIARAASQLIAPGESIVINCGSTAFLLGRELCGKPVQIITNYLPLANYLIDQEHDSVIIMGGQYNRSHAITLSPHGSENSLYAGHWMFTSGKGLTAEGLYKTDMLTAMAEQKMLNVVGKLAVLVDSSKVGERAGMLFSQAGQIDVVITGKQADAAILKQLEDQGVSVIRV